One genomic window of Streptomonospora nanhaiensis includes the following:
- a CDS encoding DUF3140 domain-containing protein, which produces MARERTDPQTEELWQEFHASVNMTGEELRRWLLTDASGPDRFGSEPSMGVSDIGRRVVAVLDKRRVDLTGEDVETMRTVVERVGELLATPVERRDDAWRHRLMTLGHDPLQPDPRGAEDDPGAGGEGPQ; this is translated from the coding sequence ATGGCCCGCGAACGCACCGATCCGCAGACCGAGGAGCTGTGGCAGGAGTTCCACGCCTCGGTGAACATGACGGGCGAGGAGCTGCGCCGGTGGCTGCTCACCGACGCCTCGGGGCCCGACCGCTTCGGCAGCGAGCCCTCGATGGGGGTCTCCGACATCGGCCGGCGCGTCGTGGCCGTCCTGGACAAGCGCCGCGTCGACCTGACGGGCGAGGACGTCGAGACCATGCGCACGGTGGTCGAGCGCGTCGGCGAACTGCTCGCCACCCCGGTGGAGCGGCGCGACGACGCCTGGCGGCACCGCCTGATGACCCTCGGCCACGACCCGCTGCAACCCGACCCGCGCGGCGCCGAGGACGACCCCGGGGCGGGGGGCGAGGGCCCGCAGTAG